GCCTGATGAAACTCGACATTGGTCAGTCCGAGTTTCTGCTGGCCCGCGCGAGCCCGCTGGAGCATCTCGGTGGTCATGTCGATTCCAATCACGCGGCCGGTTGCCCCGACTTTACGAGCGGCCAAGAACACGTCCATCCCGCCGCCGCATCCGAGGTCCACGACGACTTCGCCGTCGCGAATCCCAGCCAACGCCAAAGGATTACCGCACGACAGCCCCATGTTGGCTTCGGCGGGCAATTGATTCAGTTCGTCCTCGGTGTAACCAAACGCCGACGCGATCGACCGGACTGCCGTTGTTTCGTTGGTCAGCTCGCCTCGAGCAACGCTGGCATATTGGTCTCGCACGTCATCCACAATCATTCGTTCATTAGTTCGCGGCTGCATTTTCTGCTCCTTTCAATCAATCGCCTATCGCCGAATAACGATAGGCTTTGTTAAAATTTTTTGCTCTGTTCGATGCGGTTCCCTTGCCGGTTTCTCAAGCCAAGCAGGGTGACCGCGAATCTCTATAGGTCTGCGATAAACTTCTTTAGCCGTGCCATCGCATCGGGGTTGATGCAGTAGCAAACGCGAGGGCCGTCAATTTCGCCCTGCACCAAGCCGGTTTCTTTCAAAATCTTCAGGTGCTGGGACACCGTCGACTGTGCCAGCGGCATCTCTTCGACGATTTCGCCGCACATGCATGACGTCCGGTTCCGTAGCAGCCGAACGATACGCACGCGCGCCGGATGCGCCAGTGCCCACGCCAGCTTGGCCAAATCCTCAGCCCCAGCGACATCGGGCAACGCCAGCTTTTCGTCGCTGCTGCAGCACTTTTCCGCTTCTGCCTTGGATCGCCCCATCGTTTTTCGCCTTAGAGGTTTTGCCTAAAGAAACCCAACTAAATTGCTTATCGTCGATTAACGATATATCAAATTAGGTTATCTGTCAAGAAAGCCGTTTGTCTTTTTACGGGGCTGTTCGGAAGGAGCGAACGACTGGAATACGGCCGGTGCCCTCGAAGTTCGTCTCAATCGAGTGGTTTTCGGCGGCGCTGCGCAAGCGGTCCGGTCAAAATCGAACGTTCCACTCGCTGCAAGCGAGCGGGCCCCGTGCCGTGTGCTACCCAAAAGTAGATGGCATTCGCCGTAAGGCACCGGGCTGTGCGGGGGCCGCTGGCGCGCGAGCGGCTTAATATTTCCAAAAGCCGTTGACGGGCTGTTGAATTAGTCGCAGGACGGACTTCCTAGTCCGTCCAATACATCATTGACGGACTAGGAAGTCCATCATACACCCGTTGCCGCAGGAAACGTCAATAGATCAACGAGCCGTTGACGACGTCCGCTACACGTTCCGCAGCGTCGCTCGTCAATGCATGGACGAGCGTGGATCGTTGCCGTGCAAATCCCAATTACCATCCAGACAGCGAAGGTTGCTGTCCGTGCACCACCCGTTTTTGAGCGACTTTTCTCGGATGCACCGCGCCGTGACACGGCTCAATCGATTTTCAGCACGTAAGCGAACTCGCACGGCTCTTTCGCAGGCAGGTTGACGTGTAAGCCGCTTGCATCACGACGCCACTTGATTTCATCCTGGGATCCGAGCAACTTGACCGAGTGAACGTCGATGGATTCATCGCCAGCCTGCTCGGCGAGCGATTGGATCGAGATCTGATTCGATTCGGGCCAATCGAGCAGGATCGCATAGAGCGTGTCGCCCTTCCGAGTAAAGCGAATGTCTTTGGCTGTAAAGGGTTGATCTTTGTGTTCGGCAAGGTGTCCGGTAGTCGTCTTGGTAGGACCTTCGCCGAAACTTTTCCAATAAGTGGTCCCGTAGATCGCTTCGCCATTGATCTGTAGCCACTGGCCGATGCTGAGCAAGATCTCGCGATCTTTTTCGGGGATGGTCCCATCGGCACGAGGCCCAACGTTTAGCAGTAAACAACCATTTTTCGAGACGATGTCGACAAGGTCATCGACCAACCGCCCCGCCGATTTGTACTTTTGGTTTTCGGTGTAGCCCCACGAACTGCTGCTGATCGCGGTGTCGGTCTGCCAAAACGGAACGCGGATCGCATCCATCTTAGAACGTTCAAGATCAAGGACCGCAGCGCCTTCGGGAAAGGCTTGCCATTTGTAATTGATGATGCCGAGGTCGCCCTGCCGCTTCGCCGTCGCGTTGTAGTAATACGCCGCGAAACGCTGCAAGTAGGGTGAATAGTGATTGTCCGAGAAATGCGTGTCGTGGTTGGCGGTAATGCCGAAATCGAACCAGACCAAATCGGGATCGTACTTGTCGACAATCTCGCACGTCCGTGCCAACCAATCCTCTTTGAACTGCTTGTCCTGAGGTTCAAACCGCGATTGGTAATCCGCGGCATCTTCTTTGAATAAAAACGGCATCGGCCGGCCATACAGCCCGGCGTACTTAGGATCGGCGTTATCGAAATCGGGCCGCCGGACGTAATACTTCCAATTGAACGCACGATGGCTGCTCAGTCCAAGCCGCATGCCTCGATCGCGAATCGCCGATCCCAATTCACCGATGATGTCACGCTTCGGTCCCATCTCCGTTGCGTCCCACTCCGTGAAACTGCAGTCGTACATGGGAAACCCATCGTGATGTTCGGCCACGGGCACGACATACTTGGCCCCGGCCTGCTGAAACAGATCGGCCCAGGCGTGCGGATCAAATTTTTCGGCTTTGAATTTCGGAATGAAATCCTTATAGCCAAACTTTGACTGCGGGCCATACGTCGCAATGTGATGTTCGAAAAAATTGTCGCCGCGCCGCTTGGTATCGATATACATTTGCCGCGGATACCACTCGCTACCAAAGGCAGGCACGCTATACACCCCCCAGTGAATGAAAATTCCAAACTTGGCATCCTTGTACCACTGCGGAATCTCGTACTCTTCGAGCGAGTCCCAGGTCGGAGCAAACGGGCCATCACTCACCACCTGATCAATTTGTTCCAGTGCCGCAGGTACCTTGGGATGGGGTGCCAATGGATCAGCGGCCGACAACCGAACCGTCATGCCTTGCGATGCAATGACAAAGGCAATCAGGATCACGACGGACAAAATGGTTTTTGGAATCGTTTGTCGAAACATTTGCACGTTGACTCGTTGTTGTTGGGAAGGACTTGTACTGAATTCATGAACGTCGCAGCATTTGCGTCGCATCACTAAGTGTCGCAGCAATGACGGTCGCGGGAATGATTGTCGTGGGGAAAACCGTGATCGTCATCTGGAACTCGACATCACGCCGTCACCTCAATCATCGCCTTGATGACTCCTGACTTGGGATCGATCCACGAGTCGAACACGTTGGGCACCTCTGCAAACGGCGCGTGGTGTGTGATCCATGGCCCCGTGTTGATCTTGCCCTCTTGGATCAGACGAATGATTCGCTGGAAATCCCGCGGCAATGCATTGCGGCTAGCCAACAACGTCAACTCGCGACGATGAAAGACGGCTGCATGAGGAAATTGT
This genomic stretch from Novipirellula caenicola harbors:
- a CDS encoding alpha-L-fucosidase, yielding MTVRLSAADPLAPHPKVPAALEQIDQVVSDGPFAPTWDSLEEYEIPQWYKDAKFGIFIHWGVYSVPAFGSEWYPRQMYIDTKRRGDNFFEHHIATYGPQSKFGYKDFIPKFKAEKFDPHAWADLFQQAGAKYVVPVAEHHDGFPMYDCSFTEWDATEMGPKRDIIGELGSAIRDRGMRLGLSSHRAFNWKYYVRRPDFDNADPKYAGLYGRPMPFLFKEDAADYQSRFEPQDKQFKEDWLARTCEIVDKYDPDLVWFDFGITANHDTHFSDNHYSPYLQRFAAYYYNATAKRQGDLGIINYKWQAFPEGAAVLDLERSKMDAIRVPFWQTDTAISSSSWGYTENQKYKSAGRLVDDLVDIVSKNGCLLLNVGPRADGTIPEKDREILLSIGQWLQINGEAIYGTTYWKSFGEGPTKTTTGHLAEHKDQPFTAKDIRFTRKGDTLYAILLDWPESNQISIQSLAEQAGDESIDVHSVKLLGSQDEIKWRRDASGLHVNLPAKEPCEFAYVLKID
- a CDS encoding metalloregulator ArsR/SmtB family transcription factor; the protein is MGRSKAEAEKCCSSDEKLALPDVAGAEDLAKLAWALAHPARVRIVRLLRNRTSCMCGEIVEEMPLAQSTVSQHLKILKETGLVQGEIDGPRVCYCINPDAMARLKKFIADL